In a genomic window of Acidobacteriota bacterium:
- a CDS encoding prepilin-type N-terminal cleavage/methylation domain-containing protein: protein MNSMLRKPCVHRTVVATAGFTLIELLVSITVVGMLSTSMVMAWRVAASAFEKVSKLLEQDHRAGAVQQLIEGQIGDMVPVRPWLIYGRPEVFFQGERNYMRFVSRYSLGGRTRGWLVLAEYQLVEKNGITKLLFQETPIKSLEGLSQVVEVESVKSSGQAIHFKPIGGDSQAGLDKQNSPNRGWQLLIDNLDNSRLEYFVVENNLQAGRWIDTWTSGGDSLPRGVAIRLGTHGAGAGMLLKPVVAMVQNYERTVARLPLFLY, encoded by the coding sequence ATGAATTCAATGTTACGAAAGCCCTGTGTGCATAGGACTGTTGTTGCTACAGCGGGATTCACCCTGATCGAGCTGTTGGTATCGATTACTGTAGTAGGAATGCTCTCGACTTCCATGGTGATGGCATGGCGAGTTGCAGCTTCCGCATTCGAGAAAGTTTCAAAACTTCTGGAACAGGATCACCGAGCAGGAGCAGTACAACAACTAATTGAAGGGCAGATCGGCGACATGGTACCTGTTCGCCCTTGGCTAATATACGGGCGTCCAGAGGTTTTTTTTCAAGGAGAGCGGAACTATATGCGATTTGTCTCTCGCTATTCATTAGGAGGCCGGACGAGAGGTTGGTTGGTATTAGCTGAGTACCAACTTGTTGAGAAAAATGGCATTACGAAGTTACTATTTCAAGAAACTCCTATTAAGTCATTGGAAGGTCTTTCGCAAGTGGTTGAGGTGGAGAGCGTCAAATCTTCAGGTCAGGCAATCCATTTCAAGCCGATTGGTGGGGATAGTCAGGCCGGGTTGGATAAACAGAATTCACCTAACCGCGGATGGCAATTGCTTATCGATAACCTCGACAATTCCCGGCTGGAATACTTTGTAGTGGAAAATAATTTGCAGGCAGGCAGATGGATAGATACGTGGACAAGCGGAGGAGACTCGCTTCCTCGCGGTGTGGCAATTCGACTGGGAACTCATGGGGCCGGGGCAGGAATGCTGTTAAAGCCTGTGGTCGCAATGGTCCAAAATTATGAGCGAACCGTGGCGAGGCTCCCATTGTTTTTATACTGA